A genomic region of Manihot esculenta cultivar AM560-2 chromosome 15, M.esculenta_v8, whole genome shotgun sequence contains the following coding sequences:
- the LOC110601899 gene encoding probable 1-acyl-sn-glycerol-3-phosphate acyltransferase 5 isoform X1, which translates to MSMEVWGVVDSGDGKVERALTPLRLIRGIMCLIVLIISAFIMIVYFGFMSAFIVRFFSVHWSRKATSFFFGAWLALWPFLFEKINKTKVIFSGETVPAKERVLLIANHRTEVDWMYLWNLAWRKGSLGYIKYVLKSSLMRLPVFGWGFHILEFISVERRWEVDESNMRHMLASFKDPRDPLWLALFPEGTDFTEQKCIRSQKYAAENGLPILNNVLIPKTKGFYACLEDLRASLDAVYDVTIGYKPRCPSLLDNVFGVNPSEVHMHVRRIAVDEIPTSEEEVAAWLMKTFQLKDQLLSNFYVQGHFPHQGTEGDLSTFKCFVHSVAVILLISTCTVFTLCSIWFKIYVSLVCCCLSSATYFNVRPMPLLGFLNIGRSPM; encoded by the exons ATGAGCATGGAGGTTTGGGGGGTTGTGGATTCTGGTGATGGAAAAGTGGAGCGTGCTTTGACCCCATTAAGGTTGATAAGGGGTATCATGTGTTTAATAGTGTTAATTATATCAGCATTTATCATGATAGTTTATTTTGGCTTTATGAGTGCTTTCATAGTGCGATTTTTCAGCGTACATTGGAGCAGGAAGGCAACATCCTTTTTCTTTGGTGCATGGCTAGCACTATGGCCTTTTCTCTTTGAAAAGATAAACAAGACCAAGGTCATTTTTTCTGGTGAAACTGTTCCGGCAAAAGAACGTGTTTTGCTTATAGCAAACCACAGAACTGAGGTTGACTGGATGTACTTGTGGAACCTTGCGTGGCGGAAGGGTAGTTTGGGATACATAAAGTATGTCCTTAAGAGCAGTTTGATGAGATTACCTGTATTTGGTTGGGGATTCCACATTTTGGAGTTCATCTCAGTAGAGAGGAGGTGGGAGGTTGATGAATCAAACATGCGCCATATGCTTGCAAGTTTTAAGGATCCTCGGGATCCCCTCTGGCTTGCTCTCTTCCCTGAAGGAACTGATTTTac TGAGCAGAAGTGCATACGGAGCCAAAAGTATGCAGCTGAAAATGGATTACCTATCCTGAACAATGTGCTTATCCCAAAAACAAAGGGCTTCTATGCCTGCTTGGAAGATCTGAGGGCCTCTTTGGATGCAG TTTATGATGTGACCATTGGTTATAAACCACGGTGCCCATCACTGTTGGACAATGTGTTTGGTGTGAACCCTTCTGAAGTTCATATGCATGTAAGGCGCATAGCCGTTGATGAAATCCCAACATCTGAAGAGGAAGTTGCTGCGTGGTTGATGAAGACGTTCCAGCTAAAGGACCAATTACTTTCTAATTTTTATGTACAAGGCCATTTCCCTCATCAAGGTACAGAAGGGGACCTCTCAACGTTCAAGTGCTTTGTACATTCTGTGGCCGTAATACTGTTGATTAGCACGTGTACAGTTTTCACTTTGTGCTCAATTTGGTTCAAAATTTATGTATCTCTAGTATGTTGTTGTCTATCATCTGCTACCTATTTCAATGTTCGTCCGATGCCACTACTTGGCTTCTTAAACATTGGTAGGTCTCCAATGTGA
- the LOC110601899 gene encoding probable 1-acyl-sn-glycerol-3-phosphate acyltransferase 5 isoform X2, with protein sequence MSMEVWGVVDSGDGKVERALTPLSVHWSRKATSFFFGAWLALWPFLFEKINKTKVIFSGETVPAKERVLLIANHRTEVDWMYLWNLAWRKGSLGYIKYVLKSSLMRLPVFGWGFHILEFISVERRWEVDESNMRHMLASFKDPRDPLWLALFPEGTDFTEQKCIRSQKYAAENGLPILNNVLIPKTKGFYACLEDLRASLDAVYDVTIGYKPRCPSLLDNVFGVNPSEVHMHVRRIAVDEIPTSEEEVAAWLMKTFQLKDQLLSNFYVQGHFPHQGTEGDLSTFKCFVHSVAVILLISTCTVFTLCSIWFKIYVSLVCCCLSSATYFNVRPMPLLGFLNIGRSPM encoded by the exons ATGAGCATGGAGGTTTGGGGGGTTGTGGATTCTGGTGATGGAAAAGTGGAGCGTGCTTTGACCCCATTAAG CGTACATTGGAGCAGGAAGGCAACATCCTTTTTCTTTGGTGCATGGCTAGCACTATGGCCTTTTCTCTTTGAAAAGATAAACAAGACCAAGGTCATTTTTTCTGGTGAAACTGTTCCGGCAAAAGAACGTGTTTTGCTTATAGCAAACCACAGAACTGAGGTTGACTGGATGTACTTGTGGAACCTTGCGTGGCGGAAGGGTAGTTTGGGATACATAAAGTATGTCCTTAAGAGCAGTTTGATGAGATTACCTGTATTTGGTTGGGGATTCCACATTTTGGAGTTCATCTCAGTAGAGAGGAGGTGGGAGGTTGATGAATCAAACATGCGCCATATGCTTGCAAGTTTTAAGGATCCTCGGGATCCCCTCTGGCTTGCTCTCTTCCCTGAAGGAACTGATTTTac TGAGCAGAAGTGCATACGGAGCCAAAAGTATGCAGCTGAAAATGGATTACCTATCCTGAACAATGTGCTTATCCCAAAAACAAAGGGCTTCTATGCCTGCTTGGAAGATCTGAGGGCCTCTTTGGATGCAG TTTATGATGTGACCATTGGTTATAAACCACGGTGCCCATCACTGTTGGACAATGTGTTTGGTGTGAACCCTTCTGAAGTTCATATGCATGTAAGGCGCATAGCCGTTGATGAAATCCCAACATCTGAAGAGGAAGTTGCTGCGTGGTTGATGAAGACGTTCCAGCTAAAGGACCAATTACTTTCTAATTTTTATGTACAAGGCCATTTCCCTCATCAAGGTACAGAAGGGGACCTCTCAACGTTCAAGTGCTTTGTACATTCTGTGGCCGTAATACTGTTGATTAGCACGTGTACAGTTTTCACTTTGTGCTCAATTTGGTTCAAAATTTATGTATCTCTAGTATGTTGTTGTCTATCATCTGCTACCTATTTCAATGTTCGTCCGATGCCACTACTTGGCTTCTTAAACATTGGTAGGTCTCCAATGTGA
- the LOC110601899 gene encoding probable 1-acyl-sn-glycerol-3-phosphate acyltransferase 5 isoform X3: MYLWNLAWRKGSLGYIKYVLKSSLMRLPVFGWGFHILEFISVERRWEVDESNMRHMLASFKDPRDPLWLALFPEGTDFTEQKCIRSQKYAAENGLPILNNVLIPKTKGFYACLEDLRASLDAVYDVTIGYKPRCPSLLDNVFGVNPSEVHMHVRRIAVDEIPTSEEEVAAWLMKTFQLKDQLLSNFYVQGHFPHQGTEGDLSTFKCFVHSVAVILLISTCTVFTLCSIWFKIYVSLVCCCLSSATYFNVRPMPLLGFLNIGRSPM; this comes from the exons ATGTACTTGTGGAACCTTGCGTGGCGGAAGGGTAGTTTGGGATACATAAAGTATGTCCTTAAGAGCAGTTTGATGAGATTACCTGTATTTGGTTGGGGATTCCACATTTTGGAGTTCATCTCAGTAGAGAGGAGGTGGGAGGTTGATGAATCAAACATGCGCCATATGCTTGCAAGTTTTAAGGATCCTCGGGATCCCCTCTGGCTTGCTCTCTTCCCTGAAGGAACTGATTTTac TGAGCAGAAGTGCATACGGAGCCAAAAGTATGCAGCTGAAAATGGATTACCTATCCTGAACAATGTGCTTATCCCAAAAACAAAGGGCTTCTATGCCTGCTTGGAAGATCTGAGGGCCTCTTTGGATGCAG TTTATGATGTGACCATTGGTTATAAACCACGGTGCCCATCACTGTTGGACAATGTGTTTGGTGTGAACCCTTCTGAAGTTCATATGCATGTAAGGCGCATAGCCGTTGATGAAATCCCAACATCTGAAGAGGAAGTTGCTGCGTGGTTGATGAAGACGTTCCAGCTAAAGGACCAATTACTTTCTAATTTTTATGTACAAGGCCATTTCCCTCATCAAGGTACAGAAGGGGACCTCTCAACGTTCAAGTGCTTTGTACATTCTGTGGCCGTAATACTGTTGATTAGCACGTGTACAGTTTTCACTTTGTGCTCAATTTGGTTCAAAATTTATGTATCTCTAGTATGTTGTTGTCTATCATCTGCTACCTATTTCAATGTTCGTCCGATGCCACTACTTGGCTTCTTAAACATTGGTAGGTCTCCAATGTGA
- the LOC110601901 gene encoding UPF0496 protein At4g34320 gives MGGHVSKKPAEATSAINLNNNIQYTTELSSYEAACRLDEDLQSFDNSLQVRTNHVINTLAVGVEVRALSFDSLKEVTECLLEMNQEVVKVILECKKDIWKNQELFELVEEYFENSLQTLDFCTALDKCLKRARDSQLFILVALQQFEEESEAGGNRYVRTLDGLKNFKASGDPFTEEFFQIFQSVYKQQMLMLEKLQLRKNKLDKKLKYIHAWRKVSGMIFVATFASVLICSVVAAAMAAPPVAAALAAATSIPLGSMGKWIDSLWRNYENALKGQKELISTMQVGTYVAIKDLDNIRVLINRLEIDIEALMVNAAFAIKEEAVKVAIKEIKKKLEVFMKHVEELGVQADTCSRDIRRARTVVLQRIIKHPNN, from the coding sequence ATGGGAGGTCATGTGAGCAAGAAGCCAGCTGAAGCAACCTCGGCTATTAATCTCAACAACAATATACAATATACAACTGAATTAAGCTCCTATGAGGCTGCTTGCAGGCTCGATGAGGACTTGCAATCATTTGACAACAGCCTCCAAGTTCGGACTAATCATGTTATAAATACTCTTGCTGTTGGAGTTGAGGTTCGAGCTCTTTCTTTTGATTCCTTAAAAGAAGTAACTGAATGTCTATTGGAAATGAATCAAGAAGTTGTTAAAGTTATTCTGGAGTGTAAGAAAGATATATGGAAGAATCAAGAATTGTTTGAACTTGTTGAAGAATACTTTGAGAATAGCTTGCAAACTCTTGATTTCTGTACTGCATTGGACAAGTGCTTGAAGCGTGCTCGCGATAGCCAGTTGTTTATTCTTGTAGCACTTCAACAGTTTGAAGAGGAAAGTGAGGCTGGAGGGAATAGGTATGTGAGAACATTGGACGGATTGAAGAATTTCAAGGCATCAGGGGATCCTTTCACTGAGGAGTTTTTTCAGATTTTTCAATCTGTATATAAGCAACAGATGTTGATGCTGGAGAAACTGCAACTTAGAAAGAATAAACTTGACAAGAAACTCAAGTATATTCATGCTTGGAGGAAGGTTTCAGGAATGATATTTGTTGCTACTTTTGCTTCTGTGTTGATTTGCTCAGTTGTGGCAGCAGCTATGGCTGCTCCTCCTGTTGCAGCTGCCCTTGCTGCTGCAACATCAATCCCATTAGGCTCAATGGGAAAATGGATTGATTCACTGTGGAGAAACTACGAAAATGCATTGAAGGGGCAGAAGGAGTTGATTAGTACAATGCAAGTGGGGACATATGTTGCTATAAAAGATTTGGACAATATTCGAGTTCTCATCAATCGGTTGGAGATTGACATTGAAGCACTGATGGTAAATGCAGCATTTGCAATTAAGGAAGAAGCTGTGAAAGTTGCAATAAAGGAGATTAAGAAGAAGCTGGAAGTGTTTATGAAGCATGTTGAAGAATTGGGGGTGCAAGCTGATACTTGCAGCCGAGACATTCGAAGGGCAAGGACTGTGGTTCTGCAGAGGATCATCAAACACCCTAACAATTAA